A window of the Emys orbicularis isolate rEmyOrb1 chromosome 1, rEmyOrb1.hap1, whole genome shotgun sequence genome harbors these coding sequences:
- the DNAJB13 gene encoding dnaJ homolog subfamily B member 13 produces the protein MGQDYYAVLELNRSAKDADIKQAYRKLALKSHPLKNKEPWAPDKFRQLAEAYEVLSDPVKRGIYDKFGEEGLKGGIPLEFGSENPWSVGYVFHGNAEKVFKEFFGGDNPFAEFFAPDGSEVNTAFGGLRGKGVAKQDPPIERDLYLSLEDLFYGCTKKIKISRRVMNEDGHTSTIRDKILTIDVQPGWKQGTRITFQKEGDQGPNIIPADIIFIVREKLHPRFKREDDNLLYVATIPLGKALIGCTVDVRTLDDRLLNIPINDIVHPKYFKIVPGEGMPLPSDPTHKGDLIMYFDIRFPERLTPAKKQLLRQALLT, from the exons ATGGGGCAGGATTACTACGCGGTGCTGGAGCTCAACCGCAGCGCCAAGGACGCCGACATCAAACAagc CTACCGGAAACTAGCCTTGAAGAgccatcctttaaaaaataaagaacctTGGGCGCCGGATAAATTCAGGCAGCTCGCAGAAGCCTACGAAGTGTTAAGTGATC CTGTGAAGAGGGGCATCTATGATAAATTTGGAGAAGAGGGTCTCAAAGGAGGGATCCCCCTGGAATTTGGGAGTGAAAACCCCTGGTCTGTTGGCTATGTGTTTCACGGCAATGCTGAAAAAGTCTTCAAGGAGTTCTTTGGAGGTGATAATCCCTTTGCTG AGTTCTTTGCCCCAGATGGGTCTGAGGTGAACACGGCATTCGGGGGCCTGCGGGGAAAAGGGGTGGCGAAGCAGGACCCGCCAATTGAGCGAGATCTCTACCTGTCACTGGAGGATCTGTTCTATGGATGCACCAAGAAAATTAAGATTTCTCGCAGG GTGATGAATGAAGACGGTCACACGTCCACCATCAGAGATAAGATCTTAACGATCGACGTGCAGCCCGGGTGGAAGCAGGGCACCAGGATTACCTTTCAGAAAGAAGGTGACCAG GGCCCGAACATTATCCCAGCTGATATTATCTTCATTGTACGAGAGAAACTGCACCCAAGGTTTAAAAGGGAGGATGACAACCTGCTCTATGTAGCCACCATCCCCCTAGGGAAG GCTTTGATTGGCTGTACAGTGGATGTGAGAACCCTGGATGACAGGCTGCTGAATATTCCCATCAATGACATAGTCCA CCCCAAGTACTTCAAAATCGTGCCGGGGGAAGGGATGCCTCTGCCCAGTGACCCCACCCATAAAGGGGATCTCATCATGTATTTTGATATCCGCTTTCCCGAAAGGCTCACACCAGCCAAGAAGCAGCTCCTGAGACAAGCACTCCTGACTTAA